One part of the Neodiprion virginianus isolate iyNeoVirg1 chromosome 3, iyNeoVirg1.1, whole genome shotgun sequence genome encodes these proteins:
- the LOC124300389 gene encoding mannosyl-oligosaccharide glucosidase, with product MAKIKNHEKLVKPKPKSTTSGESKKEYSTKIPMLNTILTATCIAVAAWFSYKGYLETRVNTPFDTEKLVTETGLDVPDKYWGTYRPGVYFGLKTRDPYSLVTGLMWYFPRHLRQGGEGFRHWCEQGDKLDRYAWLEHDGKNFGVQEIVDGGAVIRTTFVKKFGGNHGGDWTARIGVSSENKERIGEEISLLFYTAIEDKTKGWIRSVVGGDEKLTGVEGNTEGLGSFKLDMTPITGTVIEHSFLVTVAPGLHLLKETVLNNLRLSPHKGSSKKYIVLGGEQMPLDVEGKGIQPNFIVTQITAKIPFEFEVSFESGTFIDRGERLVGTTYDLALRNLRQKFSDKFERVFSLKSKQFKEDEISFAKMAFSNMMGSIGYFYGSPQVQSEYTKVPVPYWRGSLYTGVPSRSFFPRGFLWDEGFHGLLISTWDLDIQLDIISHWFDLMNVEGWIPREMILGQEALAKVPEEFVTQINTNANPPTFFLTLQSILNRYNENLSDRHLRQLERLYPRLQTWFEWYNTTQIGDLPGTYRWRGRDPTAIREINPKTLTSGLDDFPRASHPNIDERHVDLRCWIAFSAHIMSQISEVLKRPGCKYADTFNYLSNNELLNKLHWSPSRQRYSDYGLHTDKVVLRRPKSPPRSHAPTSEMVRVVLEDPTLRYVDSTFGYVSLFPFILHLIEPNSPQLNKILNDLTDPELLWTNYGLRSLARNAPLYMARNTEHDPPYWRGAIWMNINYLVVRALHHYSKYEGPSQVEARRVYHELRKNLIRNVISQYKRSGYLWENYGDVHGEGKGSHPFTGWTSLTVLLMGELY from the exons ATGGCTAAGATTAAGAATCATGAAAAGCTTGTGAAGCCAAAGCCAAAGTCAACGACCAGTGGCGAGTCTAAAAAGGAATATTCGACAAAAATACCAATGCTGAACACGATATTAACTGCTACCTGCATAGCTGTAGCTGCCTGGTTCAGCTATAAGGGCTACTTGGAGACTCGTGTGAATACACCGTTTGATACGGAGAAG CTTGTCACTGAAACTGGGCTCGATGTTCCGGACAAATACTGGGGGACCTATAGACCTGGAGTTTATTTTGGATTGAAAACGAGAGATCCTTATTCCTTGGTCACTGGATTGATGTGGTACTTTCCACGCCATTTGAGGCAAGGTGGTGAAGGGTTCAGACACTGGTGCGAACAAGGGGATAAGCTGGATAG ATACGCTTGGCTGGAACATGACGGTAAAAACTTTGGAGTACAAGAGATAGTTGATGGCGGAGCAGTAATACGAACTacgtttgtaaaaaaatttggtggAAATCACGGTGGTGATTGGACAGCAAGAATTGGAGTATCTtcggaaaataaagaaagaattGGAGAGgaaatttctctgctgtttTATACGGCAATTGAGGATAAGACTAAGGGCTGGATCAGGTCTGTTGTGGGGGGTGATGAGAAATTGACCGGAGTCGAGGGTAACACAGAAGGTCTAGGATCTTTCAAGTTGGATATGACTCCCATAACTGGGACGGTAATCGAGCATTCGTTTCTGGTTACGGTGGCGCCAGGTTTGCACCTCCTGAAAGAGACTGTATTGAACAATTTGAGACTGTCACCTCACAAAGGGAGTTCCAAAAAGTACATAGTTTTGGGTGGAGAACAGATGCCGTTGGATGTTGAGGGTAAAGGAATACAGCCGAATTTCATCGTTACACAAATTACAGCTAAGATCCCGTTCGAATTTGAAGTCTCATTTGAATCCGGTACCTTTATTGACCGCGGTGAGAGATTAGTTGGGACAACTTACGATTTGGCATTACGAAATTTGAGACAAAAGTTCAGTGACAAATTTGAAAGAGTGTTTAGTTTGAAATCGAAACAGTTCAAAGAGGACGAGATCAGTTTTGCCAAAATGGCGTTCTCTAACATGATGGGCTCGATTGGATACTTTTACGGCAGTCCGCAGGTCCAGAGTGAATACACCAAAGTTCCTGTTCCATACTGGCGGGGATCTTTGTACACCGGAGTGCCGAGTCGAAGTTTTTTTCCCAGAGGATTTCTGTGGGACGAGGGATTCCATGGATTACTCATATCAACATGGGATCTGGACATACAGCTAGACATTATTTCCCACTGGTTTGACTTGATGAATGTAGAAGGATGGATACCAAGGGAGATGATTCTGGGTCAAGAGGCGCTTGCCAAAGTTCCAGAGGAGTTTGTCACCCAAATAAATACAAACGCGAACCCACCTACTTTCTTCCTTACGCTACAATCGATTCTGAATCGTTACAACGAGAATTTGAGCGACAGGCACCTCCGCCAATTGGAGAGGTTGTATCCCAGGCTACAGACCTGGTTCGAATGGTACAATACAACACAGATAGGAGATCTGCCAGGAACATATCGATGGCGTGGCAGGGATCCGACCGCGATTCGTGAAATCAATCCCAAAACCTTGACTTCAGGGCTCGATGACTTCCCAAGAGCATCGCACCCAAACATTGACGAGCGCCATGTAGATCTGAGATGCTGGATCGCCTTTTCGGCTCACATAATGTCCCAAATATCTGAAGTCCTCAAAAGACCAGGATGCAAGTATGCTGATACCTTCAATTACTTGTCAAATAACGAGCTATTGAATAAATTGCACTGGTCACCCAGTAGGCAACGTTACTCTGACTATGGCTTACACACGGATAAAGTTGTCTTGCGAAGGCCAAAATCACCCCCAAGATCTCATGCACCCACGTCTGAAATGGTGAGGGTAGTTTTGGAAGATCCAACGTTGCGCTACGTCGATTCGACATTTGGATACGTTTCTCTTTTCCCATTCATCCTGCATTTGATAGAACCAAATTCACCccagttgaataaaattttgaatgatttaACGGACCCGGAATTGCTTTGGACCAATTACGGACTAAGATCGCTCGCCCGGAATGCTCCTCTGTATATGGCTAGGAACACCGAACATGATCCTCCATACTGGAGGGGTGCGATATGGATGAACATTAATTACCTTGTTGTTAGAGCTTTGCATCACTATTCTAAGTACGAAGGACCTTCGCAGGTTGAGGCGCGCAGAGTATACCATGAGTtgcgtaaaaatttgataagaaATGTTATTTCACAGTACAAACGTTCCGGTTACCTGTGGGAAAATTACGGGGATGTTCACGGAGAGGGTAAAGGAAGTCATCCGTTCACAGGTTGGACTTCTCTAACTGTTTTACTTATGGGGGAGTTGTACTAg